The sequence TGTTCAGGGCTTTGCCATCAACGGCATTCTCGCCGGTCAGACTGATGAGCTGAATCTGGCCACTCAGGCTTTGCTTGGCCCGCTTGCACGGTAATGAGGTGCGACAATCAAGCTTGGCTAGAATGCATCGCAGAGTTAGAATTCGCACCCTGTTAACTTGCCTTTTAGCATTAAGCCAGTTTTATGACCAATCCTAAGCACTTATATAAAGTCCAGTTTATCAGTAACGCCGAGCACTACGAAGTCTATGTGCGCGAGGTCAGTCAGGGTGCGATGTTTGGCTTTATCGAGATAGCCGACTTTGTCTGGAACACGCAAAGTTCTGTGGTCGTGGATCCCGGCCAGGAAAAGCTGAAATCTGAGTTTGAATCGGTCACCCGCACCTATATCCCGATGCATAATGTACTGCGTATTGATGAAGTGAAAAAACAGGGCACTGCAAAGATTTCTGAGCTGTCCGAGAAAGTCACCCGTTTCCCTAAGCCGGTGTACACCCCGAAAAAATAAATCATCGACAGGCAAAACAGCCTGTCGCTGCCTGCGTACCATCTGCCTCACAAATCACCTGTTGATGATACACTTCACAGCAAGATTGCCTTATGCTGGTCGGGGTAACTACATTACAGGCAAAAAACCATGTTAAAAGCACTTTTGGCAGGACTATTCCTGATTCTGACGGCAAGCGTTTCGGCAAACCAGAAACTGGATAGCCTGCTCGATGAGATCTGGCAATTTGAACTTCGTATCAATCCGACCATGGCCACTTCCCGGGGCGTGCATCAATACGACCACCTGCTCTCGGATGTCTCTGCTGAAGGCTTAAAAGCGCAGTATCAGCAGGCCAAAGCTTATCTTCAACAACTGGATAAACTGGCCGGGCAGGATTTAAATAAACAGGATCAGATCAGCCTGCAGATGCAACGCCGTCGCTTGCAGGAAATGGTGGACTCCTATGACTACAACGCTCATTACATGCCCATTACTTCAGAGTATGGCTTTCACAGTGGCCTGGCCTTCCTGACCCGCACCAGTAAATTCAATACGGTCCAGGACTATGAAAACTATCTGACCCGGCTGACTGCCTTCGAGGACTACTTTAATCATCAGATAAGCTGGATGCGCAAGGGGCTGGAAACCGGCCTGACTCAACCCAAAGTGGTATTAAAAGACTTTGAAAAAACTGCCCTGGCCTTTGTTCATGATGATGCCACACAGAGTCAGTTTTACAGCCCCTTCAGTACTATGCCTGCTGCGATAAACAGCAATAAACAGGCTGCACTGCAGGAACAGGCAAAGAAGGTCATCAGCAACACTGTGATGCCCGCTTATCAGCAGTTTTATGACTTTCTGGTCGAAGAGTACATTCCCGGGGCCAAAGAGGATATAGCGGCTAAGTCCTGGCCAAAGGGTGCAGAGTATTATGAAAATCGCGCCCGCTATTACACCACGTTGGACATGAGCTCTGAAGAAGTCCATCAACTGGGCCTGCAGGAAGTCAAACGTATTCGCGAAGACATGCAACAGGTTATCGATGAAGTTGGCTTTGAAGGCAGTCACG comes from Lacimicrobium alkaliphilum and encodes:
- a CDS encoding DUF885 domain-containing protein, whose protein sequence is MLKALLAGLFLILTASVSANQKLDSLLDEIWQFELRINPTMATSRGVHQYDHLLSDVSAEGLKAQYQQAKAYLQQLDKLAGQDLNKQDQISLQMQRRRLQEMVDSYDYNAHYMPITSEYGFHSGLAFLTRTSKFNTVQDYENYLTRLTAFEDYFNHQISWMRKGLETGLTQPKVVLKDFEKTALAFVHDDATQSQFYSPFSTMPAAINSNKQAALQEQAKKVISNTVMPAYQQFYDFLVEEYIPGAKEDIAAKSWPKGAEYYENRARYYTTLDMSSEEVHQLGLQEVKRIREDMQQVIDEVGFEGSHADFVHFLRTDPQFYAKSAMELIKEATYLSKKIDALLPKLFYKLPRTPYGVAPVPDSIAPKYTTGRYISPSRDDQPGYYWVNTYALDKRPLYSLPALTLHEAVPGHHLQNALASEMDHLPPVRRYTYISAFGEGWGLYSEYLGKEIGFYETPYDEFGRLSYEMWRACRLVVDTGMHMQGWSRQQAIDYMLENTALSAHNVTTEIDRYISWPGQALSYKLGEITIKRLRKEAEQQLGEHFDLRAFHDMLLENGSVPLNVLEQHVRDYIKAEKAAQTS
- a CDS encoding DUF1820 family protein yields the protein MTNPKHLYKVQFISNAEHYEVYVREVSQGAMFGFIEIADFVWNTQSSVVVDPGQEKLKSEFESVTRTYIPMHNVLRIDEVKKQGTAKISELSEKVTRFPKPVYTPKK